The genomic interval tttgtctgcaacctacgccacagcctatggcaatgccaggttgctaacccactgagtaaggccagggattaaacctgcctcctcatggatactagtcagatttgctactgctgaatcacaatgggaactccctgatactgaattttgcttatgttttttaagaatttatgaaaattattcaGTGGCTTTTCTCCTTAGTGTTATTTATATGGTAAATTGCATTGacatattttctaatattgaacCTTATTTACTTTTATGGATAAATTTGTATTTTGGATCTCTGTTaagttttatttaacatttttacgTAAATATTAAGCGAGACTGGTTTGTGGTTTTCTGGAAGACAGTTTTTGTCCTTTGGTATCAaaattgtgttcattttataaaacaaatttggAAGCTTATCTTAATTTTTATGCTGTGAAACAATTTTGACAttgtctgcttttaaaaaaatctgtgtaacTCCCTTGTGAAAATATTTGATCTTAGCACCTTTTGGGTTGTGACTTTTGGCAACTTTTTGTAGTTTCTTTACAATGATCAAttctttttggattttctacCTCTTTTGGAGTCAATTTtagtaaattacattttttttcctctagaaacaTCTACCTTATCTTTTCAAACTCTTGTTGAACAAAATAGATTCTTAAGAATACcataatttatcaaatttttgataatttttccttttaaaaattttgtatatttatgcctttgtctttctttctcaattattgaagttaaaaatactaattttatctttcttcatgAAACTAAttcatatattcctttttaattctCCCCTTTTTGACCTTTAATTCATGAATATTTCATGAATTATGTTTAtaaattgtttcttcttttgattATGCTTATTTTGTTATCATTCTTCTAAGTTCTTGATTTGGGCTTGTTTATAACactgtttcttctttaaatgttatttacttACACAGACACTTCCTGGCTTAGTTGTAACACATCGCCTCCACCACATCTTATTCatcctgttctgtttttttggcttttttttgtttgtttgtttaggactTTTGAAACCTTGCATTTGAAgtatttatatacaaatacatcTATACAGTTGATAGCCAttcactttgaaaaaaatctttattaaaattatattgtaaGAGTGTAACATTAATTTCCACACACTAAAAATATGTAACTTACACCCAGATCATGAAACCGAATGTTACCACAGGACTGGTGTCCCAGAAGTCCCCCTTTGTTCCTTCTCAGACAGTGGGCACTCTACATACCCTGTCCTGTAATTGCAAAGAGTAGCTTCAGTAATGCTTGTGTTATTATAAGCACTGGTACTGTAACATCTATCCTCTCttcatgttttcatgtttttgtgaTTCTGAATTTGTCTCATTACTCTGTAGTATTTTGCTGTGGAACCCATTGTGTGAAGACACATTGAATTTcattggaaaacagtttgggagCATCTATAAAAGCTGAAGATACACATATTGTGTAACCATGAAATTCCACTGCTAATTATATTTTGAACAGAAATGTACACATGTGCTCAacagatatattttgaaattagacATCGTACTATAATAGCTCTTAGAAGTTTGAGTATCACATACAAATTCATGGCTATGCTCTGTTTGTGATATTTCCTTTTgcctagatttatttattttaaagctttatttaaagccccaaaacaggagttcctgtcatggctcagtggttaacgaatccaactaggaaccatgaggttgcaggttcgatccctggccttgctcagtgggttaaggatccagccttgctgtgagctgtggtgtaggtcacagacgtagctcagatcctgagttgctgtggctctggtgtaggctggcagctgcagctctgattagacccctagcctgggaacctccatgtgccatgggagtggccctagaaaaggcaaaaagacaaaaaaaaaaaaaaatgtacaaaaacagTCCACTCCTTTTCCCATCCTTCACATCCCCACCTCTTGCAACTCCCAATTTGTTTGCTGTATCTATGTTCATGGATAGGCACCCTTTCTATTGAAACAGGAGTGTAGAAGAAAATTAGTAGTTTTATAGATTTACTAATGGGAAGGTGAAAGAATGACTTCCTAATGTTGTCCTTTTATCAAAAAATTTAAGGGCAATTTCACGAGTTGAAAATGAGgcagaggaagttcccattgtggtgcagcggaaacgaatccaactaggaaccatgaggttgtgggttcgatctctggccttgctcagtgggttaagtatctggcgttgccatgagctgtggtgcaggcatggctgggatccagatcattgctgtggctgtggtgtaggctggtggctctgattagacccctagcctgggaacctccatatgccgtgggtgcggccctaaaatgaccaaaaaaaaaaaaaaaaaaaaaaaaaaagaaaaaaaatgaggcagagagATGACAGACTGGAGACTTAGGACTGAGGAAAATCTATGAGATGGTCATTGCGGGTAGTTAATGAATGACTTCTCTAGGGAAGAATGGGTTAGAAACGCCTGATGATGTTACTCATCTGAGGCTGAAGAGCATGAATTTCTAGGAACATAACTTCATCCAGTTATGAGATATCTCAAGCAACACCAGACTGCTTAGAAGTAACCATGGGGTGTTAAATAGCTGGGTTCGTTGAGATGTGCCATTATTCCACATGATTCACGATAGGAAGCATGGACCAGGAAATTAACGTGTTTTATAATTCATTTGCATAAAGATAGGttaggaaaatttcaaacatactcTGAACTAGAGGGACTAGTGTAAAGAACCACAGCCTACCCGAGAccttgtttgaaaaaaatcaacctgCGACCTTGCCCTCTGTCGAGTTATCTCAGAGCAAATCTCAGACAGAATCTCACTTCATCTGCAAATGCtgaagatatttcttttcttttttttttttttttgtctttttgccatttcttgggctgctcccgcagcatatgaaggttcccaggccagtggtctaatcggagctgcagctgccagcctacaccacagctcacggcaacgccggatcgttaacccactgagcaagggcaggtatcaaacccacaacctcatggtcctagtcggagtcgttaaccaccgtgccatgacgggaactcgtgAAGATATTTCTAATGCGAAAAGTATTTTGAAGGGTGTGGGTATGATTGACAAGTAGTCCAAACTGATAGGAGAAGTGAGGAGGAGGGCTGCCAATGGGATGGAGAATCTAGACATCTCAGTGGATTGAAAGTTGGCAGTTTTCCATGGCAGCTGTTAAGCTGATACAATGAAAAAGAGGAGGTAGGGATAGGAGGGGAAATGTTTAATTCGTGTTTTTGGAGGTTTGCATTTTCAATATAAACAAACACAGAGGTTGAGTCAATTAGTTAAGATACACAagtctgagagttccctggtggcctagtgggtagGACTCATGCTTTCACCagtgtggcctgggttcaatccttggtctgaaACTGAGACTCCACATCAAGCAGCATTGccacggcaaaaaaaaaaaaaaaaaaaaaaaatgcctgaggCCTTACGTAGTTCTGTttgtaataaatacatacataaatataaatcttttacaattttataattaatgCATATGTGTTCTAAATAGTTCAAACAACGCAGAAAGGTATAAATTAAGTGTAAATGTTTCATTTACCCCCCAACACCCAATGTCACTATGCAGAAGtccttttaaaccatttttatacATCCTTCTAGGACCTTCAGatatgcataaatatacatacaaGAAGAATTTATGGAGTTaccttatggtgcagcaggttaaggatctgtgttgtcactgaagtggcttgggttgctgctgtggtgctggttcaatccctggccttggaacttccatatgtcaggagggtacagccgaaaaaaaaaaaaaaaaaaaaagatgagagagagagatgtatatTCCATTAAATTCCATAAAACATGAATGGAGTCATGAAATACCTGCTTGCATTTTGTACTTAGTATATTGGGAATCTTTTTGTTTCAGGATACATTCATTTCTGTCCTTGCAAACTGTTTGCAGAAGTTTCCGTTGTGATTGTATGAGTTCTCTCATCGAtgaacagtgctgccatgaagATCTTCCTGCACatgttgtttttttaacatgtatACTTATGACCGTATTTTACCTACAGGAAAAGTTCTTAGAATTTTTAGGTTGAAAGTTGTCTTAGGTAATGTTTAATTtgataaacattttcaaattattcaGATGATGTCTTTGGAGGGTCGAGATAAAATACATTTCCAGCTGTTACTCAGCTTCCTAAATAATCTGAATCTGTTTAAAAGGCACATggatggagaaagagaggagttGCCAGAAGTTCAAGTTGCAAAACCTTCTTTTATTTTGGTGGTTATAACAATTCtggctgcacatcagaatcactttGAGaacttaaaaaatcatttaagttcCACACCCTTGAAATCCTGACTTAATTGTTCTAGGGTCAGGCCTGGACATtgattgataaatatatatataaattttttttgtctttttgccttttttagggctgctcccgaggcatatggaggttcccaggctaggggtctaattggagctgttgctgccagcctacaccagagccacagcaccacaagatctgagccgtgtctgcgacccacaccacagctcacagcaataccagatccttaacccactgagcaaggccagggatcgaacctgcaacctcatggttcctattggatttatttctgctccgccaagatgggaactccgacattgatatttaaaaaaaaaaaatctcccctagactacatttagaatgggtagatAGCAAGGTCCTATGcaagtacagggaactctatccaatctcctgggatagaccatgatggggaatcatatttgaaaaaaaaagaatacatgtatatatatatatatatgtgtgtgtgtcactttgctctacgacagaaattggtacaacattgtaaaccaactatatgttaaaaaatgaaaaactcccCTAGAGATTCTGTGTAGCCAGTATGTCTGGAATCACTGCTTTAGATAGAGAAAGGGGAGGTGGAAATGGAAGACGCAGGTGAAGATTATGTCAAGCCATGCAGCAGACGGAGAAATGAAGATCAGTTTGCAATACTGATCGAGGGAAAGGATCAGCTCATGTTTGGGgaagaaaggaggcagggagaggtcTGGGTGACGGAAAGGCAGAGCTGGTTGAGTTCAGGGTTGTGGTACTCTTCAGGTGTGGGTTGTAGAGTCTACTCTTTTAAATAAAGATGAACTCGAGCCTGAAGCCGCTTCCAAGCTCTTCTCAACCCAGGGTTGTCCCGAATCAGTAGGATGGAGTGGCCAGCAGGGTAGGTAGCCAGGATGACTTTGCATAAAACATTCCAGAAACTGTTGATGTCAAAGACGTTGGACATATAGAGAAGAAGAGCGACAGCATTGAAAATGTAGAGAATGAGAAAGTAGCTGATGGCTTTGATGGCCCCCATGTGAGCCTCCATGCTGGGGTCCCTGGAGCCAGTGGTATTGCTCTCCATGTGCTGGGTGTGTCTCTTGAGAGAGATGATCAGCAGAGTGGCTGCGAGGATGAACATGCTCAGAGGGATGATGATCCCCGTGTTAAAGACAAGAACCAGGTTGGTCACATTGGTTTCAGTGAAGTAATTTTTCTTCGTGGAGTTGAAGGAGGGGATAGCAGAAGAATTGTTACAATGCACAGTGTAGACGTTTTTGAGGAAGAGTCCACTATGGCCCAAGGAAATAAACACTGACAACCACAGAAACCAGGGCATCAATCCAGAAATTCTCCACTTCAGCTTAAGGAAAAGGGGGTGGGAGAAATCAGCAATCTTCACAAAGTAGAAGAAGCCGAGCCAGGCAGCAAACCAGAGGCCACAGTAATTGAAGAACATGAAACCTCCTTTGAATGTATCATACACAGTGTCTTGGTTATAAAAGCTTGGGGATGTTGAACTGAAGTTAATTTCTAGCATCATGAAGCTTTGTAGAGCTATTCTGGACACACTCAGGAAAAGCAGgatcttgccatttgtggaaaTTTCCTTATTCTGAATCCATTCCGCTGTATTTATAGCTGCAATGAACCCATTTGCAATGATACCAATGATGCATTCAGCGCTtacaatgattaaaattaaaatgatgtgaGATGATAATTCATTTTCTGGGGGACTGCTGGTTTTGATCATCCTGAGTCGTTTCTCTTCTTTGTTGTCTGGAGAAAAAAGTCTCCCTAGCATTTGATGGGCAGATCTGGGATAGCTCCCACAATTCATGTCACAAGAGGAAGTAGCTGATGCATCATTTCCAAAtctattccatttgtttattttagaattcTTAGTTCTAAACCTGGACATGCAAATGATGGATTTGTTTGTAATCCTCTCCCATGTCCTTTTGGATGTGTTGGTGTGTTAGTTCAAACATGGGGCCCAGGGAAGAACTTTAGACACTCCTTTATAAACCACTGACATGATTTTGAGAACTATGTTCTTAACTAGCTCCAATTAAGTCCAACATCTGTCCACCCAGTCATCATTTAATTGAGTTTCACTTGTGACCTCAGGGAAGTGACTGAAAATGCTAATAACTTGAAATAGATACAGTTCttatgtgccaggcgctgtgcaATCCCTATGTATGTATTACAACATTTAAGCCTTACAACAGCTCTATGAAGAATGTacttttattatctccattttgcagatgtggaaactgaggctaaaaAACTCATCCAAAGTCACAGAGAGAAAGCGAgagagggggtgagggggagaaagagagctGAGAGGCACACCTAAGTCACCTGGTCCCAGAGTCTTTGTTCCTAGCACTATGTTACATTACCTACACTTGGggatcctttttccttttttaacatataattgattttcagtgttgtgtcaatttctgccatacagcaaattgaccatatatatacatgtatgtatatacaaatacatatatataaagaatatatatatatatgttctttttctcctattatcttctgtcatgttctgtcccaagagattgggtgtAGATCTCTGTGCtacattctaaatggaatagtttgcatctactaaccccaaactccccattcatcccactccccccacctcctccttggcaatcacaggtctgttctctatgcctgtgagtctgtttctatttcgtagataggttcatttgtgccacgttttagattccacatataggtgatatgatgtggtatttgtctttctctttctgacttacttcacttagtatgagagactctagttggatccatgttgctgcagatgacattgtTTCTTTCCTGTGAGCCAAAGATTAAATGCGGGGTTGGCTTaactgttacatttttttttttgatagtctTTCATGATGTCCTCACtacttaaggaaagaaaaattgagctgaaaaaaacaaaaacaaaacagaacccaTCTGTGAGgtgccctttttattttattttttcactttttagggctgcaccatggcatatggtagttcccaggctaggggttgaatcagagctgtagctgctggctgacaccacagccacagcaacagcaactcatgATCCTAGcaatgtctttgacctacactacagctcatggcaacgccagatcccccattgatgaatgaggccagggatttaacccaaatcctcctggatactagttggatttgtttccactgcaccacaatgggaaccccctgtttgcttttgtttttgtttttgttttgtttttttactactCACACAGAAAGCTTTACTTCTGATTCTTCTGGTCACTAAACATGTGggtcccccctctcccccacagCATGCAACACCATCTTGGTGCCCTACAATtgaactcaattctgacactatctacctggagatgACATCAGATTCCACAGGCTAAGGGCTCAGCCACTGAAGACTGCCCTGCATTTCAGATGCCAGTCCCAAGTCCAGATTGTCAAGTGTGCTTCTCACTTCTCAGGTATAAGTTAGAGGTTTCTATGACACATACCTTGGGTCTAGTAATTTGCTCGAGTCGCTCACAGAACtcaagaaaaaagtttatttacatttactgatttattataaaaggatatgatTCAGAAGAACATCCAGATAGAAGCAATGTATAGAGAGAGGTATGTGGAAAGGGGCACAGggcttccatgccctctctgggGTGCCATACCCCCAGCACCTCACGTGTTCACCATTGAGTGAGACTAGGAAGGTTCCAATTTGTATTCACAGTGGTTCCCCTGCCAATTAGTCCCTGTCTTTAGGTTTGGTCCAAAAGTCACTTTGTTAACATAAGACATTTTTGTTGATCTCATCACTTAGTAAATTCCAAgtgttttaggagctctgtgccagaaaagGGAACAAGGGccaaatgtagttttttttttcttttcctggccatacctgtggcataaggaggttgccacagcaactccagatctgagctgcatctgctacttacaccacagcttatggcagtgcctgatccttcacccactgtgtgaggccagggattgaacctccatcctcacagagacaatgtcaggttcttaacctgccaagccacaatgggaattccttttttcccccatatttttttaaattaaaaatcacaatgtCACAATAATCAAGCAAGAAGACATGGCTTTTCAgggataaatatttttaacaaaataaattatttgagaggttatatatatatatatatacatacacacacatatgattgcacacatatgtgtacacacaaacacatgttaacctttcatttaaaacaaatcattaggaaaataagGCTTGAAGGAAAAATTCCTTGTTTCTTTACAAGGTAGGCAAACCAACATTAGTGTGAAAATAATATCCTAAGTTACCTAATCTGTTTTGGAATATCAGAACTCAAAGAGGGGCAGAAAAGCATCACTTTTATTCTGAGGCAGTTGCTTCTGATTTAAAAGGTAAGCACAACACACACAATGACAAAATGGACTTCTCAACTCAGAACATACTAACTTTTGTGAATGTATGCAActctaaaataataatgaagtaaTTCTAATAAAGAGAGGGTTGGTGTGTGAGATGGCtctgaaaattttcataaaattttattttcccttagggacttcttcctttttttttttaagagccacactggaggcatatggaagttcccaggctacaggtctaattggagctgcagctgccaggctacaccacggccacagcaactctggatccaagccatgtacatcacagcctgtggcaatgctggatttttaacacactgggcgaggccggggatcgaaccttcatcttcatggatactagtcaagttcattacggctgagccacagtgggaactccaggacttcttTTAAGTAAGGAAACAACTTAAGGATTTTCTGCTTGATGAGCTGTATTAGGCAAGTTATATATTTTACCGTCTCATCTTTACCTCTCCATTCCTGAACTCCAAGAGAAATCTCCTGTTTCTCTTGAATACAATACAACAAACAACTGTTGCTCTCTGCTTGTTTCCACTCACTTGTTCAAGTAGGTGGTCTGGAGCATCTTGGGACCTCTGACTTGGTTTTCAAGAAGATTTTTCTTGTCCCAGGCTTCCCTCCATGTCTGTGGGCCAGGCTTCTAAGAGTAAGAGGGATAACGGGACACACTATCTGCAGTTTGATGTCTCTCTCCTCATTTGTTTTGTGATCTGTGTATGTGggtcagaaaaaagaattttctatatTCAAAGCGAGGTGAGGAAAAGACAAGGTTATTGAGGCAAGAAATGCTATTAACCCAGCAGGCAgtcttcctgataatcagggagagcctatcctgaagagaaggaagagtttAAGATGAGAGACTCAGCTGGCACAGGGGGACGACTTCCTGATAAACAGGGAGAGCCAGACCTGGGATGCATGGTCCTGACTGTTGTTATAgtccaggaagaggaaaggactCAGGATATACCTGCTGACCTGCTTATTGGTCgaggaaagaggggtcttaccatacacttgctggttggttgtgGGTGTATAAGGGTCCtataggggcagggtgaggagtgggtcaCATACCCTTCCTagtaggaggaaggaaggagtaggccaggttgctcaaggtgggggaagggcaatTATAATAAGACAGGTGGGGCCATGATAAGGGCCAGAGGTTTGTGTTCTAGCTCATTGAAAGGGCTGTGAAGTCCAACAATTTGTTTTGTTCATcactgtattttttcaaatagaatTCACATTGAGTGAATTTGAAGATCAAATTGGCTTTATTCAGTGATTTATGAATAGGGCAGTATCCCATCTAGCAAGTAGAAAAGAGTTCTGGGGAGCTGTACAAAAAGGAAGAATTTTGTAGGTAGAAGGGAGCACAAAAAGGGAATTTCTAGCTAAGAGTGGATTGTTTCAGGCAAGGTCACTTTCCTTTGGGGGGGGAGGGTCTAGCAGGCAGATGACCTCCTTAGCACTGACCAGCTAATTCCAGGTCAATCGGTTCCTGGGAGAGGCTGAAACTGAAACTAGGTCAGATATTAAGTCTTGGCTTGCTAATGTGGGACCTAGGCTCCATTTTGGGCTTGTTTCCTTTTAAACGACTGTATCTCAGTCCTAAATCCTAATGCACTGCCTGACTCCCAGGAGGTTGTACATAGATACTAGTTAGTGAATGAATGATGATGAGACCAGGGAATCcgagttttttatcatgaaagacaTGCAGATAAATGGAAGTTGCACCACCTTCCAAACCTTGAACTCTTGCAGATCCGATGTCCAAATCAAGTGTGGGAACATGAGAACACAGCTATCCTTTGAGAGAAACACTGGTGGGAGACAGGGCAAAGGAAGGGGACACAAGACTGGAGAGACGtcggggcggggggctgggcTTCACGGTGGTGGATGCTGCAGAGAGGTGGTGGGCATGGAGCAGGGGCCATGGACATcatcaaatgcattttattttattttatttttttaatatttttttttattttcccactgtacagcaaggggttcaggttatccttacatgtatacattacaattacattccccccccccaccctttcttctgttgcaacatgagtatctagacatagtatCAAATGCATTTTAGAAGAGGCTCTgcttgctgcagcttctggcagTTTGCTCCTTGCCATGGAAAGAAGACAATTGTTGATGTGATTTCCTAGGGACGGTCTTAAGTGGGGTGAAGTAACCTTTCTGGGTGGAGATGATCTTTTAAAGTAGCACCCGTGGACTAAGACCGAAGGGGCATATCCTGTTTGCTAAATATAGCCTGTTGTATTTACATGTACTTCTAACCAAGAAAAAACTCATGAAGAAAATTGCACCATTAAGGACAGAAAGAATGGCTTTAAAATGCCCAGTTTATttgaagttcccgctgtggtgcagtgggttaaggatccataattgctacagctgtggtgtaggtcaggctgaggcttggatttgatctctggctgggaacttccatatactgcgagtgtagccaaaaaagaaaaaaaaagcccagtttctttggttttatagacacacacacacacacacacacacacacacacagtttttagggtctcacccatggcgtacggaggttcccaggctagggggaaaattgcagctgtagctgctggcctacactatcccacagcaatgcaggatctgagacgcatctgcagcctacaccacagctcatggcagtgctggattctttttttttttttttttttgtctttttgctatttcttgggccgctcctgcggcatatggaggttcccaggctaggggtccaatcggagctgtagccaccggcctacgccagagccacagcaacgcaggatccgagccgtgtctgcaacctacaccacagctgacggccacgccggatcgttaacccactgagcaagggcagggaccaaacccgcaacctcatggttcctagttggattcgttaaccactgcgccacgacgggaactccatgtgctggattcttaacccactgagcaaggccaggggtcaaatccacattctcatggatactatttgggtgtgttactgctgagccacaatgggaactcctggttgtatttttaacttattatttCTAAGTAGTTTTTGATGTGAAGCTGCAATAGTACATAGAATACCCATATACACTTCATCCAGCTTCCCCTAATGTTCATATCTTACATTCCCATGGCACAATGATGGAAAGTAAGAAATCAGCTCAGTTATAATACTATTAGCTAAATTTAGGGTTCAttggattttttcatttttaaactaatGTCCTTTTCCAAGGTCTAATGGCAATTGCTTTTAATCATTATGTCTCTTTAGTCTCTTCTAGTCTATGATGCCTtcttggtctttaatttttttcctttcatgatcaTGACCCTTTTGAAGAATACTGGTCGAGGATTTTGTAGAGTAAGTCTTGGTTTGGGTTTGTCTCATGTTTTTTCAGGATTAGACTGGAGCTGTTTAATCCCTTTCCCAACCCAATCCTTAAGTCCCTAGCAGCCACAACTTTGTTTGCTGTCCCAATACTTTTGCTCTTTTTAGATGCCATATAATTGGTTTCATACATTATATAGCCTTTTGagcctggcttcttttgcttcATGAAATGTATTTAAGGTTGAACCATGCTGCTGTGTGAATCAATAGTTCAGCCAcgtttatggctgagaagtattccatggTATGACTGTATTagtttgtttatctattttctttcgAAGGACATCTGAGTCACTTAATTTTTGGCATGCTAAGtgataaagctgctataaacattcacacATGTTTATATTCACACAAAGTTTATATTTCACTTGGGTAAATTACTAGAAGTAGGATTTCTGAATTATACAATAAGTTTGCAAGaagtttaattttgtaagaaactattTTCCAGAGTAGTCATACTATTTTTCATTCTGCAAGCCATGTATGAGAGTTCTACTTGCTCTGATCTTAACAAGCACCTGCTATTGtcagtgttttgctttgtttttaaatcatttagaaatatgtataataatatttcattgtgattttaatttgcatctccctgatgaCTGGTGGTGTTGAACATCTGTTCATATGCTAATTGGACATAAATCTATCTTCTTTGTCAAGTGTTTAAagatttttacctatttttttttcaaatagaggtgttctcttgtggcacagcccgttaaggatctggctttgtcactgaag from Sus scrofa isolate TJ Tabasco breed Duroc chromosome 18, Sscrofa11.1, whole genome shotgun sequence carries:
- the TAS2R39 gene encoding taste receptor type 2 member 39; the protein is MSRFRTKNSKINKWNRFGNDASATSSCDMNCGSYPRSAHQMLGRLFSPDNKEEKRLRMIKTSSPPENELSSHIILILIIVSAECIIGIIANGFIAAINTAEWIQNKEISTNGKILLFLSVSRIALQSFMMLEINFSSTSPSFYNQDTVYDTFKGGFMFFNYCGLWFAAWLGFFYFVKIADFSHPLFLKLKWRISGLMPWFLWLSVFISLGHSGLFLKNVYTVHCNNSSAIPSFNSTKKNYFTETNVTNLVLVFNTGIIIPLSMFILAATLLIISLKRHTQHMESNTTGSRDPSMEAHMGAIKAISYFLILYIFNAVALLLYMSNVFDINSFWNVLCKVILATYPAGHSILLIRDNPGLRRAWKRLQARVHLYLKE